The following are from one region of the Flavimobilis soli genome:
- the hflX gene encoding GTPase HflX, with translation MTNPTLEPTPREERDIADDVVARVLARAGTALDAGGTVHTSADGDQLDLVERSALKRVVGLSTELEDVTEVEYRQLRLEKVVLVGVYSGGSTSDAEVSLRELAALAETAGSQVLDGLLQRRQTPDPSTYLGSGKAAELAGIVAAVGADTVIVDGDLAPSQRRALEDIIKVKVVDRTALILDIFAQHAKSREGKAQVELAQLEYLLPRLRGWGESMSRQAGGQVGGAGAGMGSRGPGETKIELDRRRIRDRMAKLRREIAAMAPARVTKRATRRRNAIPAVAIAGYTNAGKSSLLNALTGAGVLVENALFATLDPTVRRAQTADGRVYTLADTVGFVRSLPHQLVEAFRSTLEEVGDADLLLHVVDASHPDPEGQIAAVREVLSEIPGVENVPEVIVLNKADVADPEVITRIRGRERSTIVVSAHTGEGIDALLELIADSLPRPDVAVEVVVPYTRGDLVNRMHLEGEIDHEEHTADGTLLRGRAAEGLATELKTASLV, from the coding sequence ATGACGAACCCCACCCTTGAGCCCACGCCCCGCGAGGAGCGTGACATCGCCGACGACGTCGTCGCGCGGGTGCTGGCTCGGGCGGGTACCGCGCTCGACGCGGGAGGCACGGTCCACACCTCGGCCGACGGCGACCAGCTCGACCTCGTCGAGCGCAGCGCACTCAAGCGGGTGGTCGGCCTGTCGACCGAGCTCGAGGACGTCACGGAGGTCGAGTACCGCCAGCTGCGCCTCGAGAAGGTCGTCCTCGTCGGCGTCTACTCGGGCGGCAGCACGTCCGACGCCGAGGTGTCGCTGCGCGAGCTCGCAGCCCTCGCCGAGACGGCCGGCTCGCAGGTCCTCGACGGACTCCTCCAGCGCAGGCAGACCCCCGACCCGTCGACGTACCTCGGTTCGGGCAAGGCAGCCGAGCTCGCCGGCATCGTCGCGGCGGTCGGCGCCGACACGGTCATCGTCGACGGTGACCTCGCCCCGTCCCAGCGACGAGCGCTCGAGGACATCATCAAGGTCAAGGTCGTCGACCGGACCGCGCTGATCCTCGACATCTTCGCCCAGCACGCCAAGTCCCGTGAGGGCAAGGCGCAGGTCGAGCTCGCGCAGCTCGAGTACCTGCTGCCGCGCCTGCGCGGCTGGGGCGAGTCGATGTCCCGGCAGGCCGGTGGCCAGGTCGGCGGCGCCGGCGCGGGCATGGGCTCGCGCGGTCCCGGTGAGACGAAGATCGAGCTCGACCGTCGCCGCATCCGCGACCGCATGGCCAAGCTGCGCCGCGAGATCGCCGCGATGGCGCCCGCGCGCGTCACCAAGCGGGCCACCCGTCGTCGCAACGCGATCCCCGCCGTCGCGATCGCGGGCTACACGAACGCCGGCAAGTCGAGCCTCCTCAACGCCCTCACGGGCGCAGGCGTGCTCGTCGAGAACGCGCTGTTCGCGACCCTCGACCCGACGGTCCGCCGCGCACAGACCGCGGACGGCCGCGTCTACACGCTCGCCGACACCGTCGGCTTCGTCCGCTCGCTCCCGCACCAGCTCGTCGAGGCGTTCCGCTCGACCCTCGAGGAGGTCGGCGACGCCGACCTGCTCCTGCACGTCGTCGACGCGTCCCACCCCGACCCTGAGGGACAGATCGCCGCGGTCCGCGAGGTCCTCTCCGAGATCCCCGGCGTCGAGAACGTCCCCGAGGTGATCGTCCTCAACAAGGCCGACGTCGCGGACCCCGAGGTCATCACCCGCATCCGTGGTCGGGAACGGTCCACGATCGTCGTCTCGGCGCACACGGGCGAGGGGATCGACGCGCTCCTCGAGCTCATCGCGGACTCGCTGCCGCGCCCCGACGTCGCCGTCGAGGTCGTCGTGCCGTACACGCGGGGCGACCTCGTCAACCGGATGCACCTCGAGGGTGAGATCGACCACGAGGAGCACACGGCCGACGGCACGCTCCTGCGCGGCCGTGCGGCGGAGGGGCTCGCGACCGAGCTCAAGACGGCCTCGCTGGTCTGA
- a CDS encoding ATP-dependent DNA helicase: MTDTPRTDDHAGRGTPEQAADAAVKLLGTAVEALGGSVRHGQQDMARAVATSIATGEHLLVQAGTGTGKSLGYLVPVVSHAVENAERVVVSTATLALQRQVLTRDLPLVVDALAPHLPRKPAVALLKGWQNYLCKHRLAGGYPSDEPGATLFDLPGDEPRAEPDADDAEASPVRRLGAEILRLRAWAEETGTGDRDDLVPGVSDRAWRQVSVTSLECLGQKCPLLSECFPEQARAQTREADVVVTNHAMLGIAASGSTHVLPEHSVLVVDEAHELADRITSQSTAELSAASIEAAARLARRHAGLPTPDLDRAAADLGAALMDLPEGRFPRGLPDGVRAAVANVRDAARELVTALKPATGEKDATEGGAKIAQAAMLVLFEVAEGMAADPTGHDVLWSARSSADGGWDASGITRLHSAPLNVSGLVRTNLLAERTGIFTSATLSLGGTFEPVARSLGLLGPAGSEPGTTARDGAASGDEPEPPSVRGWSGIDVGTPFDYAKQGILYVAKHLPAPGREPATEAQLDVVAELIEAAGGRTLGLFSSRRAADAVAEAMRGRLDVPILCQGDDQLPTLVKQFAEDEEACLFGTLSLWQGVDVPGPACSLVLIDRIPFPRPDDPVRSARTEAVAAAGGNGFMQVSATHAALLLAQGAGRLVRSTTDRGVVAVLDPRLHTARYGTFLTRSMPPLWPTSDHNTVVAALRRLAG, encoded by the coding sequence GTGACCGACACCCCCAGGACCGACGACCACGCCGGCAGGGGAACCCCGGAGCAGGCCGCGGACGCTGCGGTCAAGCTCCTCGGGACCGCGGTCGAGGCGCTCGGCGGCAGCGTCCGACACGGGCAGCAGGACATGGCGCGTGCCGTCGCGACGTCGATCGCGACGGGCGAGCACCTGCTCGTCCAGGCAGGTACGGGAACGGGTAAGTCGCTCGGCTACCTGGTCCCTGTCGTCTCACACGCCGTCGAGAACGCGGAGCGCGTCGTCGTGTCGACCGCGACCCTCGCGCTCCAGCGCCAGGTCCTCACGCGCGACCTGCCGCTCGTCGTCGACGCGCTCGCCCCGCACCTGCCGCGCAAGCCCGCGGTCGCGCTGCTCAAGGGCTGGCAGAACTACCTCTGCAAGCACCGCCTCGCGGGCGGTTATCCGTCCGACGAGCCGGGTGCGACGCTGTTCGACCTCCCGGGCGACGAGCCGCGCGCCGAGCCTGACGCCGACGACGCGGAAGCCTCGCCTGTGCGCCGGCTCGGGGCCGAGATCCTGCGCCTGCGCGCCTGGGCCGAGGAGACCGGCACGGGCGACCGCGACGACCTCGTCCCCGGCGTCTCCGACCGCGCCTGGCGCCAGGTGTCGGTCACCTCGCTCGAGTGCCTCGGCCAGAAGTGCCCGCTCCTGTCCGAGTGCTTCCCCGAGCAGGCGCGCGCGCAGACCCGCGAGGCCGACGTCGTCGTCACGAACCATGCGATGCTCGGCATCGCCGCGTCGGGCAGCACGCACGTGCTGCCCGAGCACTCCGTGCTCGTCGTCGACGAGGCCCACGAGCTTGCCGACCGCATCACGAGCCAGTCGACCGCCGAGCTCTCCGCCGCGTCGATCGAGGCCGCGGCGCGTCTCGCGCGCCGGCACGCAGGCCTGCCGACGCCCGACCTCGACCGCGCTGCAGCGGACCTCGGGGCCGCCCTCATGGACCTCCCGGAGGGCCGCTTCCCGCGCGGCCTGCCCGACGGCGTCCGCGCCGCCGTCGCGAACGTGCGCGACGCCGCGCGAGAGCTCGTCACCGCGCTCAAGCCCGCCACGGGCGAGAAGGACGCGACCGAGGGCGGCGCGAAGATCGCCCAGGCCGCGATGCTCGTCCTGTTCGAGGTCGCCGAGGGCATGGCCGCGGACCCGACCGGGCACGACGTCCTGTGGAGCGCGCGCAGCTCCGCCGACGGCGGCTGGGACGCCTCCGGCATCACGCGCCTGCACAGCGCGCCCCTCAACGTCTCCGGGCTCGTCCGGACGAACCTCCTCGCCGAGCGCACGGGCATCTTCACGTCCGCGACCTTGAGCCTCGGAGGCACGTTCGAGCCGGTCGCGCGGTCGCTCGGTCTGCTCGGACCGGCAGGCAGCGAGCCAGGGACGACCGCGCGGGACGGCGCGGCGTCCGGCGACGAGCCCGAGCCGCCGTCCGTGCGCGGCTGGTCCGGCATCGACGTCGGCACGCCGTTCGACTACGCGAAGCAAGGCATCCTCTACGTCGCGAAGCACCTGCCCGCCCCGGGCCGCGAGCCGGCGACGGAGGCGCAGCTCGACGTCGTCGCCGAGCTCATCGAGGCCGCTGGCGGCCGCACCCTCGGGCTCTTCTCGTCGCGACGCGCGGCGGACGCCGTGGCCGAGGCGATGCGCGGCCGCCTCGACGTCCCGATACTCTGCCAGGGCGACGACCAGCTGCCGACCCTCGTCAAGCAGTTCGCCGAGGACGAGGAGGCGTGCCTCTTCGGCACGCTCTCGCTGTGGCAGGGCGTCGACGTGCCGGGCCCCGCGTGCAGCCTCGTCCTGATCGACCGCATCCCGTTCCCGCGCCCCGACGACCCGGTGCGCTCGGCACGCACCGAGGCCGTCGCCGCCGCCGGGGGCAACGGGTTCATGCAGGTCTCCGCGACCCACGCCGCGCTCCTGCTCGCCCAGGGCGCGGGGCGTCTCGTGCGCTCGACGACCGACCGGGGCGTCGTGGCCGTCCTCGACCCGCGGCTGCACACGGCACGCTACGGCACGTTCCTGACCAGGTCGATGCCCCCGTTGTGGCCGACGAGCGACCACAACACGGTCGTCGCGGCGCTGCGTCGCCTGGCTGGCTAG
- a CDS encoding L-lactate dehydrogenase: MSTHTPDPALEPSRRTTKLAVVGAGAVGATLAYAALMRGAARTVALHDINAAKVEAEALDLQHGVQFVPQAEVIGSDDIAVCADADVVVVTAGAKQKPGQSRIDLAGATIGLMKNILPPLVEVAPNAVYIMVTNPVDVVTYASLKISGLPPQQLFGSGTVLDSSRLRYLIAEHCGVAVQNVHAYIAGEHGDSEIPLWDSASIGAVPLLEWNRSGEHGPLTEEVRATIAHEVANSAYRIIEGKGATNYAVGLAGTRIIEAVLNNEHSVLPVSSLLDDYYGIGDVCLSVPSIVGRRGIYDTLQIPLSDSEYDGLKKSADQLRSVARQFGF; encoded by the coding sequence ATGTCAACGCACACCCCTGACCCGGCTCTCGAGCCCTCGCGCCGCACGACCAAGCTCGCCGTCGTCGGTGCCGGCGCCGTGGGCGCCACGCTCGCCTACGCCGCGCTCATGCGCGGGGCCGCTCGCACCGTCGCGCTGCACGACATCAACGCGGCCAAGGTCGAGGCCGAGGCGCTCGACCTCCAGCACGGCGTCCAGTTCGTCCCGCAGGCCGAGGTGATCGGGTCGGACGACATCGCGGTGTGCGCCGACGCCGACGTGGTCGTGGTGACCGCCGGCGCGAAGCAGAAGCCCGGCCAGAGCCGGATCGACCTGGCAGGCGCGACGATCGGCCTGATGAAGAACATCCTCCCGCCGCTCGTCGAGGTCGCGCCCAACGCGGTCTACATCATGGTGACCAACCCGGTCGACGTCGTGACGTACGCGTCGCTCAAGATCTCAGGCCTGCCGCCCCAGCAGCTGTTCGGCTCGGGCACGGTGCTCGACTCGTCGCGACTGCGCTACCTCATCGCCGAGCACTGCGGCGTCGCGGTGCAGAACGTGCACGCGTACATCGCGGGCGAGCACGGCGACTCTGAGATCCCGCTGTGGGACTCCGCCTCGATCGGTGCGGTGCCGCTCCTCGAGTGGAACCGCTCGGGCGAGCACGGCCCGCTGACCGAGGAGGTCCGCGCCACGATCGCGCACGAGGTGGCCAACTCGGCCTACCGGATCATCGAGGGCAAGGGCGCGACGAACTACGCGGTCGGCCTCGCGGGCACGCGCATCATCGAGGCTGTGCTCAACAACGAGCACTCGGTGCTGCCGGTCTCCTCGCTGCTCGACGACTACTACGGCATCGGCGACGTGTGCCTCTCGGTGCCGTCGATCGTCGGCCGGCGCGGCATCTACGACACGCTCCAGATCCCGCTGTCGGACTCGGAGTACGACGGGCTGAAGAAGTCGGCAGACCAGCTGCGCTCGGTCGCGCGGCAGTTCGGGTTCTGA
- a CDS encoding DUF5302 domain-containing protein, with the protein MTDDKRPAVPQDVKDKFREALERKSAAQHPGGDSEQNTGAVHGSETSGPTQRTFRRKSG; encoded by the coding sequence ATGACGGACGACAAGCGCCCAGCAGTGCCGCAGGACGTGAAGGACAAGTTCCGCGAGGCGCTCGAGCGCAAGAGCGCGGCCCAGCACCCCGGCGGTGACAGCGAGCAGAACACCGGAGCGGTGCACGGCTCCGAGACCAGCGGACCGACGCAGCGGACCTTCCGCCGGAAGTCCGGCTGA
- the nrdR gene encoding transcriptional regulator NrdR, producing the protein MHCPFCRNQDSRVIDSRTSDDGLSIRRRRQCTACQKRFSTIETSSLTVVKRSGATEPFSREKVVNGVRKACQGRPVSDDDLAILAQRVEDSIRGSGSAEIDANEIGLSILGPLRELDEVAYLRFASVYQDFGSLEDFEAAITALRADREKAESQNDEVVDTDEVGVTE; encoded by the coding sequence ATGCACTGCCCGTTCTGCCGGAATCAGGATTCGCGAGTCATCGATTCCCGCACTTCGGACGACGGCCTCTCCATCCGGCGCAGGCGTCAGTGCACCGCGTGCCAGAAGCGCTTCTCCACGATCGAGACCTCGAGCCTCACGGTCGTCAAGCGCTCGGGTGCGACCGAGCCGTTCAGCCGCGAGAAGGTCGTCAACGGCGTCCGCAAGGCCTGCCAGGGCCGGCCCGTGAGCGACGACGACCTCGCGATCCTCGCGCAGCGCGTCGAGGACTCCATCCGTGGGTCGGGCAGCGCCGAGATCGACGCGAACGAGATCGGCCTGTCGATCCTCGGCCCGCTCCGCGAGCTCGACGAGGTCGCCTACCTCCGCTTCGCGAGCGTCTACCAGGACTTCGGTTCGCTCGAGGACTTCGAGGCCGCCATCACCGCCCTGCGTGCCGACCGCGAGAAGGCTGAGTCGCAGAACGACGAGGTCGTCGACACCGACGAGGTCGGTGTCACCGAGTAG
- the lexA gene encoding transcriptional repressor LexA, with protein sequence MDTGGEVVALDETLTPRQRAVLECIRQSLEARGYPPTMREIGERVGLTSPSSVKHQLEVLERKGFLRRDPNRPRAMEIVQPHDAQLVPLDRGPAEVTAHPALALASEGAAPDDNRPAPSYVPLVGRIAAGGPILADQVVEDVFPLPRQLVGDGDLFLLTVVGDSMIEAAICDGDLVVVRSQPVAENGEIVAAMIDGEATVKTLRRASDGVWLMPANPAYQPIPGNDATILGRVVSVLRSL encoded by the coding sequence GTGGATACGGGCGGAGAGGTCGTCGCCCTCGACGAGACCCTGACGCCGCGCCAGCGCGCCGTCCTCGAGTGCATCCGTCAGTCGCTCGAGGCGCGCGGCTACCCGCCCACGATGCGCGAGATCGGGGAGCGCGTCGGCCTCACGAGCCCGTCCAGCGTCAAGCACCAGCTCGAGGTGCTCGAGCGCAAGGGATTCCTCCGCCGCGACCCGAACAGGCCGCGCGCGATGGAGATCGTGCAGCCGCACGACGCACAGCTCGTCCCGCTCGACCGCGGCCCGGCCGAGGTGACCGCCCACCCGGCCCTCGCGCTCGCCTCCGAGGGCGCGGCGCCCGACGACAACCGCCCCGCGCCGTCGTACGTGCCGCTCGTCGGGCGCATCGCCGCCGGCGGCCCGATCCTCGCCGACCAGGTCGTCGAGGACGTGTTCCCGCTCCCCCGCCAGCTCGTCGGCGACGGGGACCTGTTCCTCCTGACCGTCGTCGGCGACTCGATGATCGAGGCGGCGATCTGCGATGGCGACCTCGTGGTCGTCCGCAGCCAGCCGGTCGCCGAGAACGGCGAGATCGTCGCCGCCATGATCGACGGCGAGGCGACCGTCAAGACGCTGCGCCGCGCGAGCGACGGCGTCTGGCTCATGCCCGCCAACCCGGCGTACCAGCCCATCCCCGGCAACGACGCGACCATCCTCGGCCGTGTCGTGAGCGTGCTGCGATCGCTCTAG
- the serA gene encoding phosphoglycerate dehydrogenase yields the protein MQRALLLENLHPLATSILQAQGIEVVTRTGALDESELIDALDGVHILGIRSKTTVSQRVIESAPDLMAIGAFCIGTNQIDLAAAARHGVAAFNAPFSNTRSVVEIAIADIIALTRRLTVFNDEMHAGVWNKSAVGAHEVRGRTLGIVGYGNIGTQLSVLAENLGMSVVFYDTAEKLALGNARRMESLDELLEVADIVTLHVDGRAGNAGMFGAEQVAKMRPGAIFLNLSRGFVVDYGALRDAILSGQVAGAAVDVFPTEPKRKGDPFTSELQGLPNVILTPHTGGSTEEAQEAIGQFVATKIRDYLSTGSTTLSVNLPNLALEHGDGVNRLAYLHRNVPGVLARVNQILAAHDVNIEGQLLATRGELGYVVTDAEGAIPAGVLDELGALDATIRLLQVG from the coding sequence GTGCAACGAGCCCTTCTGCTGGAGAATCTCCACCCTCTCGCCACCTCGATCCTGCAGGCGCAGGGCATCGAGGTAGTCACACGCACCGGCGCTCTCGACGAGTCTGAGCTCATCGACGCGCTGGACGGCGTGCACATCCTGGGTATCAGGTCCAAGACCACCGTCTCGCAGCGCGTGATCGAGTCCGCGCCGGACCTCATGGCGATCGGTGCGTTCTGCATCGGCACCAACCAGATCGACCTCGCGGCTGCGGCGCGTCACGGTGTCGCGGCGTTCAACGCGCCGTTCTCGAACACCCGCTCGGTCGTGGAGATCGCGATCGCCGACATCATCGCGCTCACGCGTCGCCTGACGGTGTTCAACGACGAGATGCACGCCGGGGTCTGGAACAAGTCGGCGGTCGGCGCGCACGAGGTGCGCGGCCGCACGCTCGGCATCGTCGGGTACGGCAACATCGGCACGCAGCTGTCGGTGCTCGCCGAGAACCTCGGCATGTCTGTCGTCTTCTACGACACCGCGGAGAAGCTCGCTCTCGGCAACGCGCGCCGCATGGAGTCGCTCGACGAGCTGCTCGAGGTCGCGGACATCGTGACGCTCCACGTCGACGGCCGCGCGGGCAACGCCGGCATGTTCGGTGCGGAGCAGGTCGCGAAGATGCGCCCGGGCGCGATCTTCCTCAACCTGTCGCGCGGTTTCGTCGTCGACTACGGTGCCTTGCGCGACGCGATCCTGTCCGGTCAGGTGGCTGGCGCCGCGGTCGACGTCTTCCCGACGGAGCCGAAGCGCAAGGGCGACCCGTTCACCTCGGAGCTCCAGGGCCTTCCGAACGTCATCCTCACCCCGCACACGGGCGGCTCGACCGAGGAGGCGCAGGAGGCGATCGGCCAGTTCGTCGCGACGAAGATCCGCGACTACCTGTCGACGGGCTCGACGACTCTGAGCGTCAACCTACCGAACCTTGCGCTCGAGCACGGCGACGGCGTCAACCGGCTCGCCTACCTGCACCGCAACGTGCCTGGAGTGCTGGCCCGCGTCAACCAGATCCTCGCTGCCCACGACGTCAACATCGAAGGCCAGCTCCTCGCGACGCGTGGCGAGCTCGGTTACGTCGTCACTGACGCCGAGGGCGCCATCCCCGCCGGGGTGCTCGACGAGCTCGGCGCGCTCGACGCGACGATCCGTCTCCTGCAGGTCGGCTGA
- a CDS encoding LysM peptidoglycan-binding domain-containing protein translates to MSSMVVAGPGARTGVVVELRPRVQRVSAARPPRAEAPLRLTRRGRVVLSLLALLVVALGAVLFASGADADAPAAPHEVTVHTVASGESLWQIASAATPAGQDVRDVMDDVMELNQLSGSQLSVGQQLVVPVLP, encoded by the coding sequence ATGAGCAGCATGGTGGTCGCAGGGCCGGGCGCACGCACCGGTGTCGTCGTCGAGCTGCGCCCGCGCGTGCAGCGTGTCTCCGCAGCGCGACCGCCGCGGGCGGAGGCGCCGCTGCGCCTCACGCGTCGTGGGCGCGTCGTGCTCTCGCTGCTCGCGCTGCTGGTCGTCGCGCTCGGTGCCGTCCTGTTCGCATCGGGCGCGGACGCTGACGCTCCGGCGGCGCCGCATGAGGTCACCGTCCACACCGTCGCGTCGGGGGAGTCCCTGTGGCAGATCGCATCCGCGGCCACGCCGGCCGGGCAGGACGTCCGCGACGTCATGGACGACGTCATGGAGCTCAACCAGCTCTCCGGCAGCCAGCTGTCGGTCGGTCAGCAGCTCGTGGTGCCCGTCCTTCCGTGA